Proteins from a genomic interval of Vanacampus margaritifer isolate UIUO_Vmar chromosome 4, RoL_Vmar_1.0, whole genome shotgun sequence:
- the LOC144050114 gene encoding uncharacterized protein LOC144050114 yields the protein MACGPLRHPLAFASPHGIDKGTLWTSCPSQGVIHLLPWDSIMNRVDLTGTIICIRIFLQNVQSGMENNFIKLNTRNLGTPYDYNSVMQYGRFAFSKKQWSLSLTIMCPLVWLTMVWLTSPLPARPPPPCPFSFVTLPPPLPLSLRPCRCLLPFLSSPPPYLPPPLSAFLPLPWAGGSIRGTGLGAPGAGRACGLVLCPTRSGGPPGTSGGSSMRGASPIALPGWSHMPAGVPVGWIGVWWAGEPPAPVRLGVGLTVLVLHNTLL from the exons ATGGCCTGCGGTCCTTTGCGGCATCCACTTGCATTCGCTTCACCCCACGGAATCGACAAAGGGACTTTGTGGACATCCTGTCCCTCTCAGG GTGTTATTCATTTGTTGCCCTGGGATTCCATCATGAACAGAGTCGATCTGACAGGGACAATCATATGTATTAGAATCTTCCTTCAGAATGTTCAGTCTG GAATGGAGAACAATTTCATAAAGCTCAATACAAGAAACCTTGGCACTCCCTATGACTACAACTCTGTCATGCAATATGGAAG GTTTGCCTTTTCCAAGAAACAATGGTCCCTATCCCTGACAATAATGTGCCCATTGGTATGGCTGACAATGGTATGGCTgacctcgcctctccccgcccgtcctccgcctccctgtcccttttcctttgtcacccttcctcctcctctccccctctctctgcggccctgccgctgcctcctgcccttcttgtcgtctccccCCCCGTACCTTCCCCCTCCcttgtccgccttcctccccctcccctgggccgggggctccatccgtggcacgggtctcggcgctccgggggccgggagggcgtgtgggttggtgttgtgcccgacCCGCTctggtggacctcctggcacctcgggcgggtccagtatgcggggggcgagccctatcgccctgccgggctggtcccatatgcccgccggggtcccggtggggtggattggggtttggtgggcgggtgagCCTCCCGCCCCCGTCCGGTTGGGGGTGGGGCTCACTgtactagttttgcacaatacacttttatag
- the fadd gene encoding FAS-associated death domain protein: MGSLHFNALLLDISNHLSAEQLACLKYLCGDKVGKRELEKIDSGCKLFQSLTEKGVLSQDDTELLSKLLKEIKRQDLSEKLSSFQSPPETPQLCETERAKLDIATEVIAENVGRSWRKLGRKLCLNESKLESISMKYPTDLEETARELLKEWRKSRGSKAHTGELIEALRACQQNLTADKVEDRLACI; the protein is encoded by the exons ATGGGCTCTTTACATTTTAACGCACTTTTACTGGACATATCCAACCATCTTAGCGCCGAACAACTGGCCTGTCTCAAGTACCTGTGCGGCGACAAAGTTGGAAAAAGGGAGTTGGAAAAGATCGACAGCGGATGCAAACTGTTCCAGTCTTTGACTGAGAAAGGTGTGCTAAGTCAAGATGACACAGAGTTGCTGTCGAAACTTCTTAAAGAAATAAAACGACAGGATCTGTCGGAAAAGTTGAGCAGCTTTCAGTCACCACCGGAAACTCCCCAACTTTGCGAAACGGAGAGAG CCAAGCTGGACATTGCCACAGAAGTGATTGCCGAGAATGTAGGGCGTTCCTGGCGAAAGTTAGGACGCAAGCTGTGTTTGAATGAAAGTAAGCTGGAGTCTATCTCGATGAAGTATCCAACAGATCTGGAAGAGACAGCCAGAGAGCTCCTCAAGGAATGGAGGAAGAGTCGTGGATCCAAAGCTCATACGGGAGAGTTGATTGAGGCCCTCAGAGCATGCCAGCAAAATCTCACAGCTGATAAAGTGGAGGACAGATTAGCATGTATTTGA